In the genome of Vanacampus margaritifer isolate UIUO_Vmar chromosome 1, RoL_Vmar_1.0, whole genome shotgun sequence, one region contains:
- the LOC144053500 gene encoding LOW QUALITY PROTEIN: dynein regulatory complex subunit 4-like (The sequence of the model RefSeq protein was modified relative to this genomic sequence to represent the inferred CDS: inserted 2 bases in 2 codons) produces the protein MTSQHFRLGDNSRFKVVTITXFCNTRKQSXNQLVVLKIHPRLFCIVFFCCVFSRMASKGKGKGKGKGKGKGKGKVAEINENTPLTELSEQQLIERVAKITEEMRRIQDEKKSFQLMRDQVKAFWEIGKQKLQDVKDKLREGSIVRDEAKMRHRMLVAKYQQKVRHLESECHTNVSQLKLDGAGFSVIDDNKRFEMEQGALNEIRSLQVGLSEKELIGQNHIEKLKFEQAATLVDVIVPHDWRKVELEAKHNAKILPMVEASEMKLEAEINILDTQMQIRLESLKKEHDGAFRHALRRSWEFYQAHMEEISLLEKQLTTLMCQGVVRQLTFIQKQPSCPQEILQQDKKKLEELHRQLEKHNEDKAQREASDARLRVLEEELEELSITHSTLVQELECKELEHEELLKSHAAGLLEVQQRNGLRTRQLKLKLQATAKTLDKLEKSLSA, from the exons atgacatcacaacatTTCAGACTCGGTGATAATAGTCGTTTCAAAGTAGTCACTATTA TATTCTGCAACACCAGAAAACAAT ACAATCAACTGGTTGTCCTCAAAATACATCCACGACTTTtctgtatagtttttttttgttgtgtgttctcCAGGATGGCAAGCAAAGGGAAGGGCAAAGGCAAGGGCAAGGGCAAAGGTAAAGGGAAAGGCAAGGTGGCAGAGATTAATGAAAACACACCACTGACTGAATTGTCGGAGCAACAACTGATAGAGCGCGTGGCTAAGATTACAGAAGAGATGCGCCGCATCCAGGATGAGAAGAAGAGTTTTCAGCTCATGCGGGATCAGGTCAAGGCCTTCTGGGAGATCGGCAAGCAAAAACTGCAAGACGTGAAGGACAAGCTGCGCGAGGGCAGCATCGTGCGTGACGAGGCCAAGATGCGCCACCGGATGTTGGTGGCCAAGTACCAGCAGAAAGTCCGGCACCTGGAGTCGGAGTGCCACACCAATGTTTCACAACTGAAGCTGGACGGGGCCGGCTTCTCCGTCATCGACGACAACAAGCGCTTCGAGATGGAGCAGGGAGCGCTGAACGAGATCCGCAGCCTCCAAGTGGGCCTTAGCGAGAAAGAGCTAATCGGCCAAAACCACATTGAGAAGCTTAAGTTCGAGCAGGCGGCCACGCTGGTGGACGTCATCGTCCCGCACGACTGGAGGAAGGTGGAGCTGGAGGCCAAGCACAACGCCAAGATCCTCCCGATGGTCGAGGCGTCCGAGATGAAGCTAGAAGCCGAAATCAACATCCTGGACACCCAAATGCAAATCCGTCTGGAGTCGCTGAAGAAAGAGCACGACGGCGCCTTCCGCCACGCGCTACGGCGGAGCTGGGAGTTCTACCAAGCGCACATGGAGGAGATCTCCCTCCTGGAGAAGCAGCTCACCACGCTCATGTGCCAGGGCGTGGTGCGGCAGCTGACCTTCATCCAGAAGCAGCCGTCGTGCCCGCAGGAGATCCTCCAGCAGGACAAGAAGAAACTGGAGGAGCTCCACAGGCAGCTGGAGAAGCACAACGAGGACAAGGCCCAGCGCGAGGCCAGCGACGCTCGGCTCAGGGTCCtggaggaggagctggaggagctgTCCATCACGCACAGCACTCTCGTCCAGGAGCTGGAGTGCAAGGAGTTGGAGCACGAGGAACTGCTCAAGAGCCACGCGGCAGGTCTTCTGGAGGTCCAGCAGCGCAACGGACTGCGGACCAGGCAGCTGAAGCTCAAACTACAAGCCACCGCCAAAACGCTGGACAAGCTTGAAAAGAGCCTTAGTGCTTAA
- the tmx1 gene encoding thioredoxin-related transmembrane protein 1, producing MIKRIGRICSQTHHYGCQFLASLAGESATMFPSSPRPKHPSPICYLLLTVCLASLSVTGAKQESLREVTDGNWEDILTGEWMIEFYAPWCPACQQLQSVWKEFADWGEDMGVNIAKVDVTEQPGLSGRFIITSLPTIYHCKDGVFRKYQGARTKDEFLSFVDEKKWSAVEPVSSWFAPSSFLMNSMSALFKLSMFIRRCHNYMTEQLGIPVWGSYVIFGLATLFSGLALGLLLVFIADFVFPSRRFSPDYYQKKQTADQAWLLQQQQEEEEHEADGEEDDDEEEEEEEEDDETWRTRRPRRASPEGRPEPKGQAARKRAVARRTEEDEDEEEEDT from the exons ATGATAAAACGAATTGGGCGGATTTGTTCGCAAACGCACCATTACGGTTGTCAATTCCTGGCTAGCTTAGCGGGCGAGAGCGCCACCATGTTTCCTTCGAGTCCTCGTCCAAAACATCCCTCGCCGATATGCTATCTCCTGCTAACAGTGTGCCTTGCGTCCTTGTCGGTTACCGGGGCCAAGCAGGAGAGCCTCCGGGAAGTCACCGACGGCAACTGGGAGGACATCCTGACCGGAGAGTGGATGATTGAATT CTATGCGCCCTGGTGTCCGGCCTGCCAGCAGCTACAATCGGTGTGGAAGGAGTTCGCTGACTGGGGTGAGGACATGGGGGTCAACATTGCCAAGGTGGATGTGACCGAGCAACCAG GGCTTAGTGGGAGATTCATCATTACGTCGCTTCCGACCATTTACCA TTGCAAAGACGGCGTTTTCCGAAAGTACCAGGGCGCGCGCACCAAGGACGAGTTCCTCAGCTTCGTGGACGAGAAGAAGTGGAGTGCAGTGGAGCCGGTCTCCTCCTGGTTCGCGCCCTCGTCTTTTCT AATGAACTCCATGTCTGCTCTCTTCAAGCTCTCCATGTTCATCCGG CGTTGCCATAACTACATGACAGAGCAACTGGGCATTCCCGTGTGGGGCTCGTATGTCATCTTCGGGCTGGCCACGCTCTTCTCTGGCCTCGCTCTGGGACTG ctgCTGGTGTTCATCGCAGACTTTGTCTTCCCATCGCGCCGATTCTCGCCGGACTACTATCAGA AGAAACAAACGGCGGACCAGGCCTGGCTCCTCCaacagcagcaggaggaggaggagcacgAGGCCGATGGcgaggaggacgacgacgaagaggaggaagaggaggaggaagacgacgaGACGTGGAGGACGCGGCGGCCCCGCAGGGCCTCCCCCGAGGGCCGTCCCGAGCCCAAAGGACAGGCCGCGAGGAAGAGGGCAGTGGCCAGACGTACCgaggaagatgaggatgaagaggaggaggacaccTAG